Proteins encoded together in one Cicer arietinum cultivar CDC Frontier isolate Library 1 chromosome 4, Cicar.CDCFrontier_v2.0, whole genome shotgun sequence window:
- the LOC101511646 gene encoding uncharacterized protein isoform X2: MAQDSPVKAQDSVQDKVTVLHKSNEPYRPPCLIKALPPWTKDINDLLITDKYSEYTSQEKAKLERCGTVSDHNSATKFAKSDHLWESYLYLPVQEDIQFSDSAPMIHSEEELPISVTKENASIPDVQIQKESELNSSNSSFDGNLTSSDIRLPDEDSLITYDGPFSGLKVEIPPGINSLLPAPESNLTEDELDSPGSVYDRIVKLVESVLEDDEDADDVVSAAAAAVSAVDGDDADDEYYFDPHMNDEDDDESFFDRMDDFMLKLVQHGTRFGDLYLSMYSQQPNPQFYSDQMNPGRDHNNKSSTDPASFSLFSDSYPSYKTFQPLLTRFSYGVGDPMFQKVINPSEYGICALCLSQSEFPAPEVPSCMENPSLMQNAGSCGDGNINQTPVDHSADMKLEESKLMHPFMGGFTSRRLST, encoded by the exons ATGGCTCAAGATTCTCCTGTGAAGGCTCAAGATTCTGTTCAAGATAAGGTCACTGTGCTGCATAAGAGTAATGAACCATATCGGCCTCCATGTCTCATCAAG GCATTACCTCCTTGGACTAAAGACATCAATGATTTGCTTATCACTGACAAATACTCAGAGTATACAAGTCAGGAGAAAGCAAAACTAGAAAGATGTGGAACTGTTTCTGATCACAATTCTGCTACAAAATTTGCAAAAAGTGATCATCTTTGGGAGTCTTATCTGTATCTACCTGTGCAAGAGGATATACAGTTTTCTGACTCTGCTCCAATGATCCATAGTGAAGAGGAACTACCCATTTCAGTCACGAAGGAAAATGCATCCATCCCTGATGTCCAAATTCAAAAGGAGTCTGAATTAAATTCTTCCAATTCCAGCTTCGATGGAAATTTGACTTCGTCTGATATTCGTTTGCCTGATGAGGACAGTTTGATTACATATGATGGACCTTTCTCGGGGCTTAAAGTGGAAATTCCGCCTGGGATCAATAGTTTATTGCCTGCCCCTGAAAGCAATCTGACTGAAGATGAATTGGATAGTCCAGGTTCAGTTTATGACAGGATTGTGAAGCTAGTGGAGTCTgtactcgaagatgatgaggaTGCTGATGATGTTGTttctgctgctgctgctgctgttTCTGCTGTGGATGGTGATGATGCTGATGATGAGTATTATTTTGATCCTCATATGAATGACGAGGATGATGATGAGAGTTTTTTTGATAGGATGGATGATTTTATGCTGAAGCTGGTGCAGCATGGAACTAGATTTGGTGACTTGTACCTCTCTATGTACTCCCAACAGCCTAACCCACAGTTTTATTCTGATCAGATGAATCCAGGAAGGGATCATAACAATAAAAGCTCCACTGATCCAGCTTCATTTTCTTTGTTCTCTGATTCTTACCCATCCTACAAAACTTTTCAACCTTTGCTCACAAGGTTTAGTTATGGAGTTGGCGATCCAATGTTCCAAAAGGTGATTAATCCAAGTGAATATGGTATCTGTGCATTATGTTTATCACAAAGTGAGTTTCCTGCACCAGAGGTGCCTTCTTGCATGGAGAATCCAAGCCTAATGCAAAATGCTG GTTCTTGTGGTGATGGCAATATCAATCAAACACCAGTTGACCATTCTGCGGACATGAAACTGGAAGAAAGTAAGCTGATGCACCCATTCATGGGAGGTTTCACAAGTAGACGACTTTCGACTTGA